In Zonotrichia albicollis isolate bZonAlb1 chromosome 9, bZonAlb1.hap1, whole genome shotgun sequence, the DNA window ACGGGGTCGTGTTAAAAGCTCACAAATACAGAAAAGGACAATACGCATCCCTTATGTTGGGGGAGTTTAAACAGTGAGCCATGGAAAGGAACACGCCTCTCGAGAAGCGGCAGCCAAAGCCCGCGGAGCGCAGCGGACAAGGCAGCGGCTGCCCGCACGCCCCGGTACCCGCGAGTGAATCACCCGCGGCCGGAGAACGAATCCGCGACACGGGGCCGCGAGGGCCCCGCGGGGCGGGGGAgccggcggcggggcggctGCTCGGGGCAGGACCGGGCCCTCCTCTGGGGCGCCGCTGCTCGTCCTGGCCCAGCGAGCACAGGGCTCGGCGAGCCCTGACCAGCGCCGGGGCCGGCACCGCCAAGAACTCCACGACCGGGGCCGGACTTGGCCACGCCGCGGCAGCGCACGCCGGGGATGACCGCGTGGCGGAAACCGACGGGCACCGGAGGGGCACCGAAGGGGCCCCGGGCCACCCCGGGCCACCCCACCCCAACTTGGCTGCCATCTCCCGCGCACCGGCCCCGGGCCCGGGCCAGACGCACCTGCGAGCAGCGGCGTGGGCGGCGCCATCTTGGGGCGCGGGCGGAGCGGTGTTTCCGGTTCCGGGGTGGCGGCGGCGCAGCGGCCGCAGCGCGCGCCACGTtaccgggcggggcggggcccggGGCGCGTGCGCGGGTTGGCGCGCGCGGGCCCCGCCCCCGGCGCGCTCCCGGCGTGCGGCGCGCGCGGTGCTGACGCGGCAGCGGCGGCCGGGCCGGACCGGGCCGAGCGCGGACATGGTGGCCAAGCAGCGCATCCGCATGGCCAACGAGAAGCACAGCAAGAACATCACCCAGCGGGGGAACGTCGCCAAGACCTCGGTGcgcggggccgggccgagccgggcGGGCACGGGCGGGggtggcggggccgggccgcgctgCGCTGACGGCGGTACTGTGCTCGCAGAGAACGGCCCCGGAGGAGAAGGCGTCGGTCGGGCCCTGGCTGTTGGCTCTCTTCATCTTCGTGGTCTGCGGATCAGGTGAGCGGCCGCGCGCGGGCGGACGGGTCCGGCGGCGGCTCGGGCCGGGCATTGCCCCTCCGGGCCGGGCATTGCCCCTCCGGGCCGGGCATTGCCTCTCCGGGCCCGGTACTGCCCCTCCGGGCCGGGCATTGCCCCtccgggccgggcgctgccccTCGGGGCCCCGAGCCCGCTGCTGGCGCTGCCCGGCGAGCGCTTCCCTCTCCGCTCTCTTGCAGCTATCTTCCAGATCATCCAGAGCATCCGGATGGGCATGTGAGGGGCCGGTGTCGGGCCATggcccgccggccccggccgccgcggcagctgctgaggagcgGCGCGCGGCTCCGGCTGTGTCGCATTCCAGGTCCCTTCACGAGTCATTCCGAGTTTTCTAGCCCGTGCCACAGTGCCTTGAACAGCACCACATGTATAAAGCAATAAAAGTCTGTTGTTGATCTACAATCGTGGACCTACTTATTCGCTGAAGATCCGGCCTGGTCTCTGTAATACGTGGAGCTATACGCGACGTAGGTCCGTAGGAACTGGCATCTGTTTAAACACCGGTCCCAGATCAGTGCCGCCCTCGCTGTATAGCTGGAAATGGCTTTATTTGACGCTGGAAGCCAGGATTCCTGTAGAGGCTGGAGCCCGACTGTGCAGCATGTTCCCGAGGAGCCTCTCTTGCTCCGACCCCGCCGTGCATCCTCCCGTGTGCGCCGGGCGGGCCCACTGCAGCATGGGCAGTGCTCGCCCATGCCCACGCCACGGCACCGCCTGTAGCTTTGTCCTAACCCACGCCAAACGCTTGTCTGTGTAGGGGTAGAGGGGTGTGAGGAGCTGGCACGgccgggcagcagctgctctgccggACCCAGTGCTGGAGCTCCGTGGACTGCGGGAGCACCCTGGCCAGACCTGCGGCTCCCCAAGCCTCTCCcggccctgcctgtgctgtaaATACTTCTTGGACAACTTTCAACAAGTGGTGATAGTTTTAAATTTGACAATGTTGTGTGGGAATATTGGGTGCGGGGGGGGACACACGCTGCCTCCCTGCCCACAGTTCTGCTTCTGTatgtgcagctcctgcagagtgTGGTGTGTCTTGCAATATATATTTAATCCTATTTAAGGTAAAACCTGCCTTCAACTCAATTTCTTTTAACAATGGATTCAGTAATTAACTGCTTCCCTACTGGTGATCACAATTCCTTCTTCTGTAGACGACTGTAACTTGAGATCACGTGGAAAATGCTGCTATTGATCATATTTCCCTGCTGATGGCCCTGactcctgctggctctgctgtctGCGTGGTGACAAAGGTGGTGGGAATTGCTCAGCTGGTGCACGCTGTTGCTAAAGGAAGATTTCTCCAGATTTCTTAGAAGACAAATTTTAAGTCTGGTTACACTAGAAATCATAGAAAACAAAATGGGTTGAGGTTACTGAATTGCCTGTTAGCCGTGAAGGAGCAGATCTGTACGCGTTGTATTTCCATATGGAATCACTGGACTGCTGTGAGccggggctgcccagggcacggGGACCTTGTGCTGGGACACCTTGTGCTGTGACAGCGGGGGCAGTCTGTATCATCGCTGATTTTAAATAAAGTTCTTTTCAAACGCAAGCTGTGTTCACTGTGCTGTGggcaaggcagggctctgccggCTGTTGAGGCTCGGCCGTTCGCACCGAGCAGGGATGGACTGGCTTTTCCCTGGGAGGCACCAGGGCCCTGAGCCGGGGCTGCCGAGGCTCTGGGTGCGCCCCGCTGCCGCTGCCCTTCCCTCGGGCCCGGCCGTCCCCCAGGGGCCCGGCAGGCGCCCTCCCGTCTCCCCCGGCCCCTCTGCTCCCCGGGATGgcgcggcggccccggcccggctgtGCCAGCGCAGCAGCGGCTCCCGGGCTGGGGGAGCCTTCAGGGTGCTTGTACGGGTTGGTTCTTGCAAGCTCGGTGAATCCTGGCTTTGGTGCGAGCTGGGCAGAGGTGTGTGCAGCACTGTGCCTGCATTGCGAGGGTCGTgggcagctgcagtgccagagCCCTTCTGGCCCCAGCTGCACTCTGGCTGCACACATCCAAGAACAAATGCTGCAGAACACCACACTTGTTTCTTTCCGAAACCCATCGGAGCCATACCCGTGTGTTTCCCCTCGTGAGATGCAGTCTGTCGTTGCCAGGCCCCGAGAGCTGAGCCATCCACAGCCGCGGCTGCTCGGGCTCCTCCGCGGAGTGAGCCTGCTCCGCTGACGTCACCAACCACCTGCAACACACTTGTCTCTCAattattgcttttcttttcacCTGTGAAGCCTTCTCAAGGCTGGCTGCAGGACTGCGCTTCAGCAGCGCATCACGAGGGGCACACGGCCTGCTTCCCGAGGCCATGAgagctccctgctgtcctgccTGGCCTCTCGCAGCTGCCGGCACCGCACAAAGCGCCGCAGCCACGTCCCCGGCGCCGCGTCCCGCCCATCTGCGCGCACGCAGCACGGAGGGGACCCGGCAGTGACAGGAGCCACGTTCTCCAGGAACAGCCTCGTGGAGCGGGGACAATCCCTGCGCCGAGGCGGGAGCCCGGGACAGGCGGCGGCAGCGTCGCCGGCAGTGACGGCGCGAGGGCCCGAGCGACGGGGAAACGGGCCGAGGCAGCGGATCCTGGAACGGGACCGAGAACAGGACCGGGAGCGGGAATGGGACCGGGGGCGGTGCGGGGACAGCCCCGCCCCGCTCCACAGCGCCGCCTCGCGGCCGCCGCGGCCCCTGCAGGCCCCGCTGCGCCATGGGCGGACCCGCCCGCCGCAGCCGGGGAGGCCcgggggaagggaagggtctGTGCCGCTCTGTGCTCACCTCACCCGGCACCTGCTCCAGAGCCGCCTCCTGCAGGCGCTCCCCTCTGAGCCAGGGCCGCGGCCTTGAAGCTCTCCTCAGAAAGCATTTCCTCCGCATCCTCCACTGTTTCCGTAGCTTTTCCCCTCATCTTCTGTCACGTCCGGTCTGAGACGCCGGGCCTAGCTCGGAGCCTCCTCTGCCCAGCTTCAGTGCATTCAGAGCGTTCTGTGACACCGCGACTAGAGCCCGCTCCCGACCCGTGCCAAAGCACACGCTGCCGTGAACGCAGCAGCTGAATCCTTTATACCAAAGCTATGGAACAATGTCCAAGACACGCGTTAGAGCACCCGCACCTGGCGCGGAGAGCGGGCCCCCGCAGCCAGCTCGGGCCCGGGCCGGCCCAAGCGCGCCGGGCCAAGGACGGGTCGCAGCAGCGCGGGCGGCACCGAGCCGGGCCCGGCGGCACCGAGGCTCCCTGCCACCGGCAGCCGCACATCTACTGACACCGCGGCGGTGTCCCTGTGACAactgctgctcctgttcctcAGGCAGCCTCTCGACAAGAGCCCGCAGCATTCTCTGACCCTTTCCTACAGTGCACAGGGCTCTCACAAGCCGAGCCGCTGTCCACAGCTGAATACAGCTTATCGCGACGCGAAAACTAAATACAAACCCCCAAAGCAAACTTGACAGGAGCACAGCAAAGGCTTTCCAACAGCATCAGTTCAATCTTTGTTTCATCCCCTTTTTCAGATTTCCTAAACGCTTCTTGCTTTTGGGGAAAGCGCCTCTGCAGCGCCCCGGTGTGAAGGATGCGCCCatggctgccccacagctctcACACACAGAGGAACGGCATtcgctgctccctctgctcccagcaggaaaaCAATCACCACCCGGGGCAGCTCCAGAAAGGTGTCTCTGTTCTGTTTCACTCAAAAGCAAACTGACAGGTACAGAGTATCCTCCAAGAAGTTTAATCAACTACTCACCTGAGGGACTCTTGTTCCCAGCAATCCCCAATTTGTCCCTTTTTTCTTACTTTACCAGCATCATCCTCATTGTACAGCTGGAGTGAACCACTGATCACACTGCAGAGGAAGCACACATAGCTACTGAAATATTCTGCTTTCCAATCTGTGGCACTAAAGTCTCGcagcagtgctcacagcacagGGGTGCAGCAGGCAGAAAATACCAATCCACAGCTAATGGAAAGATCACTTTGGCGTTACTTTAGCAAGAACTTTTCAATAAGCACACAACACAGGCTTTGTTTGAACTGTGCTGAACCGATGCTTACCAGGAGGAGATGCTTCTGTTTCCAGGACATGGACATTTCTTTGAGATCTGAAGACACCAAAACTTGCAGTTTCCAATGTTTCCTCTGTTCTTCCTTAGACACAAACCTGAGCAGAGTTAGAGCCGCTCAGGGCTCCAGTACTGAAGCAGACATTCACAGTAGTGACTGAGCAGGCCCAGATGTTTATTCAGAGCTATCAGTGCAAACCCAAACCCCTAAGGCAGCCACTGACAGCATCAGGAGATGCTTCTCCTAGAAGAGAAGAAACCAGTCTGCTGCATGAAAAGTGGTAACCCTGGCATTGGTCTGTTACGGCCTCACTGACACTACACTTCTCCATTTTGTTCAGAAAAGAGCTACTGATTTTAATTACACTGCAACAACATCTACAGCCAAAAAATTCAACAAAACTggtttaatttcagaaaatgtgttaaaatatatatatatatttgtacatCGATTTGACACACTGCATTAGTTTACACAAATGATGGTCTTTTTTGAAACTGTATTtatgaaatgtacatttttaatttaaatactcAGTATACACTGCATTTAATCTGCATGTTGCATTTATTAAATACATTAAATCTGCAATGTAACAAAACGTTTTCTGCATACGAAATTCAAAACACCATTTTAAATGAACAAAAGATGGCTCActtcatttatttgttttaacaACTAGTGCCTAGCACACTAGCTTAGCTCCACCAACACCAGCTGTTCTTTCTCTTTATTGACATTGTTCACAGACTAGTACATATTACACTAAGAGTGCTGGATAAAAACATGAGGTACGGAAGTGGTTCAAAGATTACAGGTCATGCAGATCATGCGAGACAGCAAAGAAAGTTGTGAATGAGAAAAcactaaataaaaaatacataaagaaTGTGcattataaaattaaaaaaaaaaaaaaccaaaacaacaaaacaaaaaaccaacaaccaaCTCAATTATACAGCTTTGCTTCTTTGGTTACAAAGTAGGTTGAACAATTTCACAGCTTTTTATtcccaaccaaaaaaccaaaccaaaaacgaAATGTCAAAAAGCAGAGGAATCATGGCCCCCTTCTCTCTATTAAAAAGTAGAAACAGAAATGAGCAAAGTTTTCTTCATCAAAATAGCCCATCACTTATTTATTATATCACAAGGACTGGTGACTACCTGTACAGATGCACTATGGTCTTCATACTTACACTCTATACAAAATTTACATTCAAGCTGGATCTTTACTACCGTAAATAAATACCAAAGGTCAATTGCCATTAGTGTTAGAAATACGCCAGGATTCTTTGTTCAATTATTGCCTAGACATTGTATCTATTAACGCAATCCCATCTATCATTTTACCCATACAgaagtttattaaaaaaaaaaaattcaaaagttCTGTGACATTGTTCATGTACATTATGAAAATAGCAGCCCtgtaataaataaaacaaataaatgaaaCTAACATAGGCAAATGTTACTTATATGAAAAGAACAGTGGCTCTGAAGAGGAactgctgctcctcaccagCCAGCAAGGCCCAAAGCAGCCCAGGAGCGATGGCGCCTTGAGAGCGGCGCGGGCAGCGGCGGCAGAGCTCCGTGCGCAGCCGGCCCGGCGCGGGCTCCGTGCGCGGGCTCCGTGCGCGGTGCGGGCGCGTCCTGCGCCGAGCAGCGCGGGTGAGTGATTGTCTAATACTGAAAAGGCCAAACACACAACACAAGCAGGCTGCTGGCTCGGCGGGCCGGCGCTGGCGCGGACGGGCCGGCTCACGCCGAGGACACGTTGGGCTGCGGCGGCTGCGCGGGCTGCGCCTGCGCCGCGCTGCTGGGGGCGGCCTGCTGGCTCGACAGCTGCGATAACTGATCGTTGTTGGAAAGGGATTTCAACAGTGCATTTTCTCGTTCAAGTAAAGAGTTTCTTTCAACTAATTCTTTTATTTGTTCCTTCAGAACTTCCACTTCTTCTCTCACTGCATACATCAAATGGCTTTTCACTAGATCCTGCAAAGAACAAGTGGACGGTTACACCACGGGGAAGAACAAGTTTCCTTCACCCCAGCTCCAGAACTTACTGTTACTGCTTTCACTGCAGTaagcctggggaaaaaaaacactcATCACCAAACATTTATGAATAAATCAGTCTTGGAGCACAAACAACCCAGCCCTTATGTGAAGTGGGCCTGATATGAAAAGCTTTGTCTCCAGCACTCCAGCTCTGCGGAAGCCAAGGAGAAGAGTGATGCCCCAGCTCCTCAGAAGGAAAGCACCTGCTCTGATGCTGTCACCTGGGGGTGTGGGTCTGTAGCACGCAGGCCCAGCCACTGAGGCGTGTGAGGACCAAATCAACAAGAAAGCTTTTACGCCATCACAAGCAAAAATCCAATAGCTCTAACTGAAGCTGAGCAGTGTGTTAAGGATGACCCTTCAGAAAAACTAGTAATGAACTTGGCTAGAGTAATATGCACTCTATTTTCAGCACTCCTTCAAGTTCAATCACCTTGTTCACAGCAATTTGTAAGAAAATTAACTGAGAAACATTTCTAGGCCAACAGTAAAAGCAATAATGGTTTGTGGTCATTCATAGATGATACAGAAAATCCTTTATTGATGCTCTCAGTCTTACCCACCTGGAGGGATATCACAGCCTCACAGAAACACAATAAAGCAGGAAACTTATGTTCAGTGATGAACCACATTAATCCTATCAGAAATAACAACTTATATTTTACTTACCATTGCCTGTTCTATTTTGTTGTCAATGGCAACAACGCTTGCACCAGAGGCACTGTAAATACAATGAGAAAACTCCGTGAGTGTTATTGTATCACCTGTGCACCCGCAGGGCTCCTGGATCATGCTGTCACTGGAAGGCTAAAGATTAGAGTCGAGAATCCAGTACACACTCACAGGGGGGTGTCCCATGTCCCTCCCGCCCCTCCATCCCGTTGCCCAGCACAGTTGTGACTCACAAGAAACACTGCTCCTTCAGTTTATATCTTGTCACACTGGGCTTATGACACCCATAACCCTAAAAATGCATTAGAATA includes these proteins:
- the SERP1 gene encoding stress-associated endoplasmic reticulum protein 1, which translates into the protein MVAKQRIRMANEKHSKNITQRGNVAKTSRTAPEEKASVGPWLLALFIFVVCGSAIFQIIQSIRMGM